One region of Streptomyces rishiriensis genomic DNA includes:
- a CDS encoding small basic family protein: MIAVLGLVVGVVAGLLVQPEVPAAVVPYLPIAVVAALDAVFGGLRAMLDGIFDDKVFVVSFLSNVVVAALIVFLGDELGVGSQLSTGVVVVLGIRIFSNAAAIRRHVFRA, encoded by the coding sequence GTGATCGCCGTACTGGGCCTCGTCGTGGGAGTGGTGGCCGGCCTGTTGGTCCAGCCCGAGGTGCCGGCGGCCGTCGTGCCGTATCTGCCGATCGCCGTGGTGGCGGCGCTGGACGCGGTCTTCGGTGGCCTTCGGGCCATGCTGGACGGGATCTTCGACGACAAGGTGTTCGTGGTGTCCTTCCTGTCGAACGTGGTGGTGGCCGCGCTGATCGTGTTCCTGGGTGACGAGCTGGGCGTGGGATCACAGCTGTCCACCGGTGTCGTCGTCGTCCTCGGCATCCGGATCTTCTCCAACGCCGCGGCGATCCGTCGGCATGTCTTCCGGGCGTGA
- a CDS encoding DUF881 domain-containing protein, with product MSLLTNVMDHSLDDGYAEAAARKQAEGAGGLPRTVRAKLGLAVGLVLAALVVTVGAAQARVAAPVVAKEREELIDRIDRETDAADELESAVDKLRDDVSERQREALKQSGGSSQADLVGILSGAVEVHGPGVKLVVDDAKEATEGGDGGPRETSGFSDTGRVRDRDMQRVVNGLWESGAEAVSINGQRLTALSAIRAAGEAILVDNKPLVPPYTVLAVGDGKNLSTRFQNSADGLYLNALQENYGIRTAISVADDVRLPAAPSVIVRTAQPKTEKGTS from the coding sequence ATGTCGCTGCTCACCAACGTCATGGACCACAGCCTCGACGACGGTTATGCCGAGGCCGCCGCCCGTAAGCAGGCCGAGGGCGCCGGTGGGCTGCCCAGGACGGTACGGGCGAAGCTGGGTCTCGCCGTGGGCCTGGTGCTCGCGGCCCTCGTGGTCACCGTCGGTGCGGCTCAGGCGCGGGTCGCGGCGCCGGTCGTCGCGAAGGAGCGCGAGGAGCTGATCGACCGGATCGACCGTGAGACCGACGCGGCCGACGAGCTCGAGAGTGCCGTCGACAAGCTGCGCGACGATGTGAGCGAACGGCAGCGGGAGGCGCTCAAGCAGAGCGGTGGCAGTAGCCAGGCCGATCTGGTGGGCATCCTGTCGGGTGCCGTCGAGGTGCACGGGCCGGGCGTCAAGCTGGTCGTGGACGATGCCAAGGAAGCGACCGAGGGCGGTGACGGTGGTCCGCGCGAGACCTCCGGTTTCTCCGACACCGGGCGGGTCCGGGACCGGGACATGCAGCGGGTCGTCAACGGACTGTGGGAGTCGGGCGCCGAGGCCGTCTCGATCAACGGTCAACGGCTGACGGCACTGTCGGCGATCAGGGCCGCGGGTGAAGCCATACTGGTCGACAACAAACCGCTCGTCCCGCCGTACACGGTGCTCGCGGTGGGGGACGGGAAAAACCTCAGCACCAGGTTCCAGAACAGCGCCGACGGCCTGTATCTGAACGCGTTGCAGGAGAACTACGGCATTCGGACGGCCATCTCAGTGGCTGACGACGTCCGGCTGCCCGCCGCACCGAGTGTGATCGTACGTACAGCGCAGCCGAAGACCGAGAAGGGCACATCGTGA